The region TCGCGAAGATGCTAAAAACAATCCTGCAAAAATCAGGAAGATGTCATTAGAACTTCAACGAGAAGCAAAACACTTTAATCGAGACAAGAGTATCAACAAACAAAAGATGCTCTTTGAAGTAGAGAACCTTTGTCTAACACTTGGAAATAAAGAACTATTAAAAGATTTTACAACTCGTATACTCCAAAAAGATGTTATAGCTATAGTTGGACCAAATGGCAGTGGTAAATCAACACTTCTTAAAGCCCTCTTAGGAAGACTTGAGCCAACTTCTGGAAAGATAAAAAAAGGTGATTTTAACATAGGGTATTTTGACCAACATCGTGAGATGCTAGATGATGATAAAAACCTTATGGAGACTTTCTGTCCTCATGGAGGCGATAGAGTTAGTGTTCGCGGTAAAGATATGCATGTATATGGATATCTTAAAAATTTTCTATTTCCTAGAGAATTTTTAGATAAAAAAGTAGGTATTTTAAGTGGTGGAGAAAAAAATAGAATTGCACTCGCCCTACTTTTTACAAAAAATGTAGATATTTTAATACTAGATGAACCAACAAATGATCTAGATATTCCTACCATAAATATCTTAGAAGAACAACTAACTAATTTTAGTGGCGCTGTTATCATAGTTAGTCATGATAGATATTTTGTAGATAAAATTGCAAAAAAATTATTTATATTTAAAAAAGATAAACACATAGAAGAGTCTTATCAAGACTATTCAGAGTACTTAGAACTAGAACGTGAACTTCAAGAACTTGATGATATGGAGTCAGTAGCATCCATAAATACTAAAGAAGAAAAAGTTAAAGAAAAACCAAAAACTTTAAAGTTAACATTTAAAGAAAAAATAGCCTTAGAAAAACTTCCACTAGAAATAGAAGAAATAGAAATTCAGATGCAAGAAAAAAACAAGTGTTTAGCTAATCCAAAATGTTATGAAGATATAGGGATTTCACAACTAGCATCTGAACTAGCAAAACTAGAAGAGTCGTATGAGCAAAAAGTTGAAGAACTTTTGACTATACAAGAAAAAGAGGAAAAAATTAATACTTTAATATATAACTAAAAGTTACTCTTTCATAGGATATATTAAAGGGAGTGTTAGAAATTCCGTGTCAGTCTGATAAAATACTATCAAGGACTGATGATCTGGGGAGTTTAACTGATAACTATTTCCCATCATTGGATGAAAAGCAATATTATTTTCGTCTAAAACTAGTTGATCTATTATTTGCATAGATTTCCTTTAGTGTTATGTATATTGAAATAATAAGATTATGCTGTTAATAAAATGTTAATATGTAGAAAAGCAGATGTTAAAAATATTAGCATCTGCTTATGTTTGAAGGTATTATTCTTTTGATTCTTTTAAAGTGTCTGCTATTAAAAATGCCAATTCTAAAGATTGGTTTGCATTTAATCTTGGATCACAATGAGTGTGGTAACGAGAGCTTAAATCCTCTTCTGTTACAGTGAATGAACCACCTATACACTCAGTAACATTTTTACCAGTCATCTCTAGATGCACACCACCACCGATAGTTCCTTCAGATTTATGAACTTGAAAAAACTGTTTCATTTCCGTAAGTACAGCATCTACAGGACGAGTTTTAAAGTTTGTAGATGATTTTATAGTATTGCCATGCATCGGATCACAACTCCAAAGTACTTTCATCCCTTCTTTTTCTACTGCACGAATAAGTTTTGGCATACCTTCACCAACTTTATTTGCACCCATTCTAACTATAATATTTAAACGTCCTGCTTCATTTTCAGGATTTAATGTTTGACAAAGCTTAATTAGATCCTCTGGATCCATAGATGGTCCAGCTTTAACACCTATAGGATTTTTCACACCTTTTAAGTATTCAACATGAGCACCGTCTAATTGTCTAGTTCTATCTCCTATCCATAACATATGTGCAGAAGTATCATACCAATCACCACTTATAGAATCTTTTCTAGTAAATGCTTGTTCATATGGGAGCAAAAGAGCTTCGTGAGATGTATAAAAATCCGTCTCTCCCAAGTTTCTATATGTTTTAGATGTAATCCCACAAGCTTTCATAAATTTTAAAGAATTTTCTATCTCTTGTGCTAATTGTTCATATTTTTGTGAAACTTCATTTTTATTTGCAAAGGCAAGATTCCATTTATGAACCTTATGAAGATCAGCCATACCACCAGTTGCAAATGCGCGAAGTAAATTTTGAGTTGCAGCAGCTTGATTGTATGCTTTTATCATACGTTCTGGATCTGGAACACGAGCTTCTTCTGTAAATTCCACTCCATTTATAATGTCTCCACGATAAGAATCTAGAGTAACACCATTGATTGTTTCTTTGTCACTTGAACGAGGTTTAGCAAACTGACCTCCAAGACGACCAACTTTTACAACTGGAACACCACCTGCATAAGTCATAACTACAGCCATTTGCATTAAAGCTTTAAATGTATCTCTAATATTATCAGCATGAAATTCGCTAAAACTCTCAGCACAATCTCCACCTTGAAGTAAAAAAGCCTTTCCCTCTACAACATCAGCAAGCTGACTCTTAAGTCTTTGCGCTTCTCCCGCAAATACAAGTGGAGGATAATTTTCTAATTCTTTTAAAACTCTGTTTAATTCATCTTTGTTTGGATAAGTTGGTTGTTGTAAAATTGGTTTTTCTCTCCAACTTTGTGGACTCCAAATGCTCATAATAGGACCTTAAATGTATAATTTTTGTTATTTTATCTCAAAAGACTTAAAATAGCTCTGATTAGCTAGAAATATTTCATATTCATATAATAAAAGCTTTTTTTATGCTTTAATAAGTATAATACCATAAGATTTTAACTAGGAAGTAGTTATGCAAAAAGATGAACTAGTATCACTCGCTAATGAAATGTGCAAAGAGCTTTTAAACATTATTGATGAAGAACAAGAAGCAACTAAAGAACAGGTTGCAAATTATCTTATAGAATCAGCTCAGATAATTATGAATGTTAATGATGAGGACGTTGGTAACTCTGGTTTTGCTGAAGCTCTATTTCATAATGCATATAAAGATATAGCAAAAAAGAGTTTATCTTCTTACAAAAATACAAATCAAAATATTGAAAAAATCACAAAACTACATGAAAGAACTCTCTTAGAATGTAACTCACAACATATAGATTTACCATCTTTAACTAATAAATTTGATGAAATTCAATCTCATCTAATTGATGAAGTTAAAAAAGCAAATGAAATCATTTCTCAACTTACAACTCAAGTTAAAACACTTGAAGAAAAATCAAATTTAGACTCATTAACAAAAGTATTTAACAGACGCGCTCTTTCATCTTATTTGGAAAACATCTGTTCAAACGATGAACTTCCTTATGAATTTCATCTTCTTATATTAGATATTGATGACTTTAAAATTATAAATGACAAACATGGACATATTGCAGGAGATAAAGTTTTAATCTTTATCGCAAATATTTTAAAGAAAACACTTAGAGATGGGGATAAGGTTTTTAGATATGGTGGTGAAGAATTTATTATTATACTAAACAGAGTAGATGATGCACATTGTAAGAGAATATCAAGCAGACTTCTTGAGTTAGTTAGAGGAAACAAGCTTATCTATAAAGGTGAGGGACTTAGAGTTACTATGAGTATAGGGACAACAAGATATACAAATGGAGATACTCCAGATTCCATCATAGCAAGAGCAGACAAAGCACTCTATAAAGCTAAAGAGAGTGGAAAAAATCAGATGAATTCGGAAATGAAATAATATGGAATTAAATTACTTTGACTTAATAGCTTCAGTAATTATCTTACTACTTGGTTTAAAGGGTATCATTAACGGGTTTTTCAAAGAAGTTTTTGGACTTGTTGGAATTATTGGTGGTATATTTGTAGCATCTAGAGTAGGTGATATTGTAGGAAAATACATAAGCGATATGGTTTTTAAGTTTGACAATAGTGCTGCTATTAGCTTTGCAGGTTTTATTGTAACACTTGGAGTTTTTTGGCTTTTTATGATTGCCATCGGCTATATATTCAAAAAGCTTAGCCTGTTAAGTGGTCTTGGTATTTTTGATAGAATTTTAGGTTTTGTATTTGGTGCTAGTAAATTTTTTCTAATTGCTGCGGTAATTGCACACGCTGCTTATAATATAAAAGCCATAAAATCCACTCTAGAAACTCCTATGCAAAATAGCTTTTTATTTCCTATTTTAGTTGATACTGGTGCTTTTATTATGAAGCTAGATCCAACTGAAATCAGTAATGATATTAATAGTAGTATAGACAAAGTTACAGATGAAGTAACAAAAGGTGTAAAAACTTCTACTGAAAAAATCGTAGAAGAGACGAAAGAAAAAATAAATGATGCAGCTAAAGAGAGCGCTTTAGGACAAGAAATAAAATCTAAGACACAGGAGACAAAATAATTATGGCAAAAGTAACAACTGATTTCAACGATAGAACTATTGAATACGAGCAACTTTTAAATAACTTTAAATCTATCCTCAAAAAAAATTCTTTAAAATTCACAATTCAAAGAGAAGTTATCTTAGAAACTCTATATAACTCTGATGAGCATCTAACTCCAGAGGCTCTTCATCATCTTATACAAGAAAAATTTCCTGATTTAAACACTGGGATAGCTACAGTTTATAGAACTCTATCTCTTTTAGAAGACTCTAACATAGTTACCTCATTATCATTTGGAGCACAAGGTAAAAAGTATGAATTAGGTGCAAAAAATCATCATGATCATCTTATTTGTACAGAGTGTGGAAGTATTACAGAATTTGTTGATGAACAAATAGAAAATAGACAACATCGCATCGCAGATGAACTTGGTTTTAAAATGGAAGATCACTCAATGCAAATTTACGGCATCTGTAAAAGTTGTCAAAAAAAATAATCTGCTTCAAGAATAATAAATAATTAAAAGGAAATATATTGGCTTTTGAAAATAAGTTCATACAACAAAGAATAGAAAAAGCACAGCTACTAAAAGAAGCTGGTTTTAACCCGTATTCAAACGACTCAAAAAGAAATACAAGCATTGAAAAATATTTAAATGTAAACTCAGATATTGAAGAAAAAGAAGATAAAAGAGATGAAAAACGTCACTATTGTGTTAGTGGAAGAATAAAACTTTTTAGAATTATGGGTAAAGCAAGTTTTGTAAAGATTGAAGATGAAAGTGGTATGCTTCAAATTTATGTAGCAAGAGATAACTTAGCAGAAGGTTTTTATAACGATATATTTAAAAAGAACATTGAAGTTGGTGATATTATTGAAGTTTCTGGCTATCCGTTTGTTACGGGGCATGGTGAACTTTCACTTCATGCTAACAATGTTAAAATCTTAACAAAAGCCATATCACCTCTACCTGAAAAATTTCATGGTGTAACTGATAAAGAGATTAGATATAGAAAAAGGTATTTAGATCTTATCATGAATGCTGATGTTCGCAAAACTTTCAAAATCCGTTCAAGAGTCATCTCTTTAACTAGACGCTTCTTTGAAGATAAAGGTTTTTTAGAAGTTGAAACTCCTATGATGCATCCAATAGCAGGTGGAGCAAATGCAAAGCCTTTTGTTACTCATCATAATGCTCTTGGGATTGATAGATTTCTAAGAATTGCACCTGAGCTTTATCTAAAAAGACTTATTGTTGGCGGATTTGAAGCTGTATTTGAAATAAACAGAAATTTTAGAAATGAAGGTATGGATGCTACTCACAATCCTGAGTTTACATCTATAGAATTTTATTGGGCTTATAAAACATACAAAGATTTAATAGAGATAACAAAAGAGTACTTTAGATACCTTTTTGAACATTTAAATTTACCTAGTATACTTCCTTATGGTGATATGGAGGTTAATTTTAATAACTTTTCAGAAATTCCATTAATAGAATCATTATCCAAAATAGGAGGAGTTCCAGTAGAAATAGTTAATAATAAAGAAAAAATTATTGAATTTTTAAAATCCAAAAATTTCACTGTAAATGCGGCTATGAACTTAGGTCAACTTCAAGGGGAACTTTTTGATGAGTTTGTTGAAGAAAAATTGATAGATCCTACTTTCATTACAGAATACCCAGTAGAAATTTCTCCTCTTGCTCGTAGAAGTGATGAAAATCCTTCTATTACAGAAAGATTTGAACTTTTTATTGCAGGTCGTGAGATAGCAAATGCATTTAGTGAGTTGAATGACCCTGTTGATCAGTATGAAAGATTTAAAGGTCAGGTAGATGCTAAAGATGCTGGTGATGATGAAGCTCATGAAATGGATGAAGATTTTATAGAGGCACTTAGCTATGGAATGGCTCCAACAGCTGGTCAAGGTATTGGAATAGATAGATTGGTAATGCTTTTAACAAATGAACACTCAATAAGAGATGTTCTACTGTTTCCTGCGATGAAACCAATTCATAATGAAGAAAAAACTGAAGAAAATTAAATTTAAATAAAGAGGAATACAATGAGTTTTTTAAAAGAATATGACAACGAAATATATGAATTATGCCAAAAAGAGTTAGAGCGTCAAACAAATCATTTAGAGATGATTGCATCTGAGAACTTTACACTTCCAGCTGTAATGGAAACTATGGGTTCTGTTTTTACAAACAAGTATGCTGAGGGTTATCCAGCTAAGCGTTATTATGGTGGTTGTGAATATGCTGATGGTGTTGAACAATTAGCAATCGATAGAGCTTGTGAGCTTTTTGGATGTAAATTTGCAAATGTTCAACCACACTCAGGATCTCAAGCAAATGCTGCTGTATATGCTGGTCTTTTAAAAGCTGGTGATAAACTTCTTGGTATGGATTTAAGTCATGGTGGTCACTTAACACATGGTTCAAAACCAAGTTTTTCAGGTCAAAATTACTCTAGTTTTACTTATGGTGTTGAGCTTGATGGTCGTATGAATTATGATAAAATTATGGAAATAGCAATAGCAGTTCAACCAAAAATTATTGTTTGTGGTGCGTCTGCTTATGCTCGTGAAATAGACTTCAAAAAATTCCGTGAAATAGCTGATGCTGTTGGTGCTATCATGTTTGCAGATATTGCTCATGTTGCTGGTTTAGTAGCAGCTGGTGAACACCCTAGTCCATTCCCTCATGCACATGTTGTAACAACTACAACTCACAAAACTCTTGCTGGTCCAAGAGGTGGTATGATAATGACTAACGATGAAGAGATTGCTAAGAAAATGAACTCAGCAATCTTTCCTGCACTTCAAGGTGGACCACTTATTCATGTTATTGCAGCAAAAGCTGTTGGTTTCAAATATAACTTATCACCTGAATGGAAAGATTACGCTAAACAAGTAAAAGCAAATGCAAAAGTTCTCGGTGAAGTTATGATGAAACGTGGTTATGATGTTGTATCTGGTGGAACTGATAATCACCTAATTTTAGTATCTTTTGTAGGTCGTGAAATTAGTGGTAAAGATGCAGATGCTGCTCTTGAAAATGCTGGAATTACGATAAATAAAAACACAGTCCCTGGTGAAACAAGAAGCCCATTTGTTACTTCTGGTATTCGTGTAGGTTCAGCTGCTCTTACTTCTCGTGGTATGAAAGAAAAAGAATTTGAGTTTATAGCTAACAAAATAGCTGATGTTCTTGATGATATCAATAATACTGAGCTTCAAGCTACTATCAAAGAAGAATTAAAAACTTTAGCTCAAAACTTTGTAATTTATAATCAACCAACATATTAAAATGTGCTAGCACATGGGCTTTCTGCCGAAGAAAACCTAGTGCGCACGACGGAGTACCCTTGGGGTATTAGCGTAGTCAAAGGAATTACTTCCTTTGGCGTACCAAAATAAAATTAAAGGCACTAAATATGACTGCAATGGACTTAAAACTTATCAAAATGGTAAGTGATCATTACTGGATAAAAAGTGATAAAGTTGTAAATAAACTATCTTTTAAAGGTCGTACATTTTACAATAAATTTGAAAAAGTAAATGCTCCATTGACACAGTCAATAATTAACCAACATATAAAGGGTGAGATTACTGTTGCTCACTCTCTTGTTAACTCTCGCAATAAAGTTGAAAATATTGTTATTGATTATAATGGTAGAGATCCTGAGAGATTTTATCACAAGGCTCAGCTTCTTCTACGAGAAGAGGGTTATATAAACTTTACCGCTTATCAAACAAAGACAGAAGGTCATTTGCATGTTTATATTCACAAAGGACACACAACTCTTCAAGAAGCTATACAACTTGGAAAAATGATTTCTATGAAATTAGCTGCTAAACAACCTAAACAATGGAGAATGTTTCCAAATGCAGATATGCCAGATGAATATAATATTTTAACACTCCCTTATGAGGTTTATGCAAAAGAACGTGGAGCTTCTTGGTCAAAACACTTATAGATTGCTTCTAAAAAAACATAAGTTGTTATAAAATTTTGGTATTATTAGTGCTAGTAAACTTTAAAGGTATATTATGAATGAAAAAAATGAATTAAACGATATTATTTTAAATAAGGGTGGCTCCGCTAGTTCAAATAAAAAAATTATTTTAGCTATAGCGACGTTAGGAGTTATTTTAATCATAGTTGTAATGCTTATGAGTACTCTAACACCAGATGCTAAAGAGAATTTACCACAACCTATTCCACTTCCACAAGAAGAAACTAAAACAATGACTCAAGCTAAAGAAGAGCCATTATTTGAAGAAGTTGAAGTATTAAAAGAAGACTCAAATAATAATGAGAACTTAAACGAAATAACCCAAAGATTAAAACAAGAATCAAAAGAAAATAAAGAAATAGCTCAACAAAAAGAGACAAAAAAAGAAGTTAAAGCTACTCCAAAAGTAGCCCCTAAAAAAATTGAAACTCCAAAAGCTGAAATTGCAAGTTCTAATGCTTACTATGTTCAAGTTGGTTCTTTTTCAAAATACGCACCAAATAAAAAATTCTTAGATTCAATTTTAAGTCAAGGTTATAAATATAAATTTCATAAAGTGACAAGTAATTCTAATGTGCTTAACAAAGTTTTAGTTGGTCCTTTTTATACTGAAAAAGAAGCTAGAGCTGCTTTAAGAACAATTAGAAGCAACATAGAAGCTGGTGCTTTTTTAATTAAATTATAATGATATATTCTAAACAATTTATACTTGATCAATTAGCACCAATTGCCGTTTACTCAAAACTAAAAAGCATGTTTAAAGGTGAGATGTCTCACCTTCTAGAAAGTGCTGGTCAAAGTGATGGAAACTATAGTTTTATCTGTATCGGAGCAAGAGAAAGACTTCAATATATAGATAAGAAAACTATCTATACAGATGCTAATGGTATCAAACATACAAAAGAAAAAAATCCTTTTACGTTTTTAAAAGATTATTACAGCAAAATAGATACTACTAAGTACAAAGAAGCTACAACTGAACTAAAGATTGGCTATGTTGATGGTTTTATAGGCTATATCGGTTACGATATGGTTAAAGTTTTTGAGCCTAAACTTAGCTCAAGTATGGATAACTTAAAAGATGAGTTAAATACACCTGATTTAGATTTGATGTTGCCTAAACTTATTTTAGTATATTCACATAAAAATCATCAGATTACTCTTGTAAGTACACTCAAAGAGATGAATTATAGATTTGACTCTATTGAAAAAGCACTAAAGAGTCCTTATGAATACGTACATATGAAAAAAAACATAGGCTCTGACAAAGGGAGTTTTGCTCACTCAAAAGAGAAGTTTTTTCAAATGATTGAAGATTCTAAAGAGATGATTAGAAGCGGTGATGTTTTTCAGATACTTATGACAAACCGTTTTACTAGAAATATCAAAGTTGATCCTTTTAGTTTTTACCGCATCTTAAGAACTAAAAATCCATCTCCATATATGTTTTTACTAGAGTATGATGACTTTAACATAGTTGGAAGTTCTCCTGAGGTTATGGTTAGACTTAGTGATGGAGAACTACTTCTTCGTCCAATCGCAGGGACTAGAAAAAGAGGCAAAAATAAACATAGAGACAAAGAACTCGAACTTGAACTATTAGCAGATCCTAAAGAACTTGCAGAACATCTAATGCTTATAGATTTAGGTAGAAATGATGTAAGTCGTGTAGCAAAAACAGGAAGTGTAAAAGTTGAAGATATGATGCATATAGAGAGATTTTCTCATGTTATGCATATAGTCTCAGATGTTACTGCACAACTTGATGATGGCAAAGATATGTTTGATCTTTTTATGGCAACATTTACAGCTGGAACTATGACAGGCGCGCCAAAGATACGTGCGATGGAGCTTATAGCTGAGTATGAAGGCATAAAGCGTGGTTTTTACAGTGGAAGTATTGGTTACTTTGGTTTTGATGGAAATATGGATAGTGCCATAACTATAAGAACTGCTATGGTTAAAAATGATAAAGTGGTTCTTCAAGCAGGCGCAGGTGTTGTCGCAGATAGCCAAAATGAACTTGAATATTTAGAAGTAAAAAATAAACTTGGAGCTCTTGTTCACTCACTAGAAGACTTAGACTAAATGAAACTGTTTGCAATCTTTGGTGACCCTGTGTCACACTCCCGTTCTCCTCTTATGCATAACTGCGTATTTAAAAACCTAAACTATAAAGCTTGTTATACAAGAGTACATCTCAAAGATGGCTCAAAACTAAAAGAGACTTTTTTCTCTCTTAATCTTAGTGGAGCTAATGTAACTGTTCCACATAAAGAAGAAGCTTATAAAGCTTGTGATGAAGTTAGAGGTTTTGCAAAGACCGTAGGCGTGGTAAATACTCTCATAAATGAAAACGGCAAACTTATCGGCTATAACACAGATGCTGATGGTTTTATGTATGCCATAAAAGAGTTTGGCAAGGTAAACAATGTTCTTATTTTAGGAGCTGGCGGAACTGCTAAGGCACTTGCATCTAGATTTATGCAAGATAATATCAAGGTCTCTATTTTAAATAGAAGCCAAGCAAGACTAGCCTACTTCAAAGAGATTGGCTGTGAGACTTCAGACTGGAATGGTTATAAGACTAAAAGGTATGATTTAGTTGTAAATACTACAAGTGCAGGACTAAAAGATGAAGAACTTCCTGCTCCAAAAGAAATCATTTTGGATGCATTAAAAAACACTTTATTTGTTGCAGATGCAATATATGGAAAACTTACACCATTTCTTTGTCTTGCACAAGAAAGACACATCACTTTTAAAGATGGAGCTGATATGCTTTTAGGTCAAGGCGTTTTAGCAAATGAGCTTTTTGTAAATAAAGAGTTAAAGTTAGAAGATATAAAAGCTCAGATGCAAAGAAGTTTTGAGCTTTAATTTTGTAAACTAAAATTTGTATTTCTCAAATAACTCTAGCAACTTAGATTTTTCTAGCACTCCAATATTGCGATAAACTTCTTTACCATCTTTGTCATAAATAATTTGAGTTGGTATCATCATAACTTTTAGTTCACGTGCGACTGAGCGCTCTTTTTTTACATTTATAAAATAAACATTATACTCTGGATGCTTTTGTGTAACATTGTAAAGTATTCCACCCATAACTTTACAACTATGACAACTATCTGAACCAACTTCTAAAAAGTAAGGTTTTCCCTTTCCTAAACTCTCTTTAACATACTTGTACTGAGTCTCTTTTAGAAGATGCTCCTCTGCCAAAGCTTCAAAAGCAAATAGTGTTAAAAACATGGCGATAAAAAATTTCATAGTTTCTCCTAAACTTGTAAATATGCTTGCCAAATGAAATAAACACCCAAACCTATTAGCATAATTGCAAAGCCTTTATTTAGATAGTTAGATACATTTGTAAGCATCTTATTCGATGTAATACTTTGTGTAAAACCAACAGATACTCCAGCTATCAAAAGTAACATAGAGTGTCCCAATGCAAATATTAGTATAAGCCCATAAGCATAAATATAGCCACTATTTGCAGCTACTGTTATGATTGCCACAAGTGGAGCAGATGCACATGGAGTGCTAACAAGACCAAATATTATGCCTATTAAAAAACCTCCAAAAAGTCGATATTTTATTAGATGAATCATAATAGATGACTTATTAACCTCTCCAAAAACTCCCCAAGCATACAAGCCAATAAGAATACCAAAAAGTGCAGCCAATATATAAGCCCAAATAGGAGCTACAGAGAAAAATCCACCAAACTTAGCAACTATAAAGCCCAACATAGAAAAACTAAGCATAACTCCAAGTGCAAATAAGGATGCAAAAGCATAAGTATAAAATACTTTTTTCTTACCCTCTAAATCTTTGTTTAAAGCCACAGAACTTCCAACTAAAAGTGGTACAGAGACAAGTGAACAAGGTGCTATTGCAGTAAGGCTACCTGCACCAAATGCACCGACAAATGCTAAAAGTGAGTTAGACTCAAGAAGCGCTAATATAGTCTCTTGCAAAGCTACTCACTCATAAGTGCTATAACTTCATCTACGCTCAAAACTTTTCCAGTGCTTACAACTTTACCATCTATCACAAGTCCAGGTGTACTAACTACTTGATACTCCATAATTCTCATAATATCATCTACTTTTTCTATCTGAGCAAACTTACCACTTTTTGCTACGGCTTCTTTAACTACTTTTTCC is a window of uncultured Sulfurimonas sp. DNA encoding:
- a CDS encoding SPOR domain-containing protein, whose translation is MNEKNELNDIILNKGGSASSNKKIILAIATLGVILIIVVMLMSTLTPDAKENLPQPIPLPQEETKTMTQAKEEPLFEEVEVLKEDSNNNENLNEITQRLKQESKENKEIAQQKETKKEVKATPKVAPKKIETPKAEIASSNAYYVQVGSFSKYAPNKKFLDSILSQGYKYKFHKVTSNSNVLNKVLVGPFYTEKEARAALRTIRSNIEAGAFLIKL
- a CDS encoding thioredoxin family protein, with amino-acid sequence MKIEVLGTGCAKCITLEKVVKEAVAKSGKFAQIEKVDDIMRIMEYQVVSTPGLVIDGKVVSTGKVLSVDEVIALMSE
- a CDS encoding thioredoxin family protein, which codes for MKFFIAMFLTLFAFEALAEEHLLKETQYKYVKESLGKGKPYFLEVGSDSCHSCKVMGGILYNVTQKHPEYNVYFINVKKERSVARELKVMMIPTQIIYDKDGKEVYRNIGVLEKSKLLELFEKYKF
- a CDS encoding shikimate dehydrogenase, whose product is MKLFAIFGDPVSHSRSPLMHNCVFKNLNYKACYTRVHLKDGSKLKETFFSLNLSGANVTVPHKEEAYKACDEVRGFAKTVGVVNTLINENGKLIGYNTDADGFMYAIKEFGKVNNVLILGAGGTAKALASRFMQDNIKVSILNRSQARLAYFKEIGCETSDWNGYKTKRYDLVVNTTSAGLKDEELPAPKEIILDALKNTLFVADAIYGKLTPFLCLAQERHITFKDGADMLLGQGVLANELFVNKELKLEDIKAQMQRSFEL
- a CDS encoding cytochrome c biogenesis protein CcdA, with amino-acid sequence MQETILALLESNSLLAFVGAFGAGSLTAIAPCSLVSVPLLVGSSVALNKDLEGKKKVFYTYAFASLFALGVMLSFSMLGFIVAKFGGFFSVAPIWAYILAALFGILIGLYAWGVFGEVNKSSIMIHLIKYRLFGGFLIGIIFGLVSTPCASAPLVAIITVAANSGYIYAYGLILIFALGHSMLLLIAGVSVGFTQSITSNKMLTNVSNYLNKGFAIMLIGLGVYFIWQAYLQV
- a CDS encoding anthranilate synthase component I family protein, encoding MIYSKQFILDQLAPIAVYSKLKSMFKGEMSHLLESAGQSDGNYSFICIGARERLQYIDKKTIYTDANGIKHTKEKNPFTFLKDYYSKIDTTKYKEATTELKIGYVDGFIGYIGYDMVKVFEPKLSSSMDNLKDELNTPDLDLMLPKLILVYSHKNHQITLVSTLKEMNYRFDSIEKALKSPYEYVHMKKNIGSDKGSFAHSKEKFFQMIEDSKEMIRSGDVFQILMTNRFTRNIKVDPFSFYRILRTKNPSPYMFLLEYDDFNIVGSSPEVMVRLSDGELLLRPIAGTRKRGKNKHRDKELELELLADPKELAEHLMLIDLGRNDVSRVAKTGSVKVEDMMHIERFSHVMHIVSDVTAQLDDGKDMFDLFMATFTAGTMTGAPKIRAMELIAEYEGIKRGFYSGSIGYFGFDGNMDSAITIRTAMVKNDKVVLQAGAGVVADSQNELEYLEVKNKLGALVHSLEDLD